In Proteus vulgaris, one DNA window encodes the following:
- the rnt gene encoding ribonuclease T: protein MPEINNPNKLCNRFRGYYPVVIDVETGGFNAKTDGLLEIAAITLKMDEQGWLKPDNTLHFHVDPFEGANLEPAALEFTGIDPTNPLRGAVSEYEALHAIFKMVRKGMKDADCNRAIIVAHNANFDHSFVMAAAERAGLKRNPFHPFATFDTAALSGLVLGQTILAKACITAGIPFDSKLAHGALYDTNRTSLLFCELVNRWKKLGGWPLPTP, encoded by the coding sequence ATGCCTGAAATAAATAATCCCAATAAGCTTTGTAACCGTTTTCGAGGTTACTACCCTGTTGTTATTGACGTTGAGACAGGTGGATTTAATGCAAAAACAGATGGTTTACTTGAAATTGCAGCCATTACATTAAAAATGGATGAACAAGGTTGGTTAAAACCTGATAACACGCTACATTTTCATGTTGATCCCTTTGAAGGTGCTAATCTAGAACCTGCTGCCTTAGAATTTACAGGCATTGATCCAACAAACCCACTTCGTGGCGCAGTCAGTGAATATGAAGCCTTGCATGCTATTTTTAAAATGGTACGTAAAGGAATGAAGGATGCTGATTGTAACCGTGCCATTATTGTGGCGCACAATGCAAATTTTGATCATAGCTTTGTCATGGCGGCGGCTGAACGTGCTGGGTTAAAACGAAACCCTTTTCATCCTTTTGCCACATTTGATACAGCGGCGTTAAGTGGTTTAGTATTGGGACAAACTATTTTAGCTAAAGCCTGTATCACTGCAGGAATACCTTTTGATAGCAAACTTGCTCATGGTGCGTTGTATGATACGAATCGCACATCATTACTTTTTTGTGAATTAGTTAATCGCTGGAAAAAGCTCGGTGGATGGCCATTACCAACACCTTAA
- a CDS encoding DUF1289 domain-containing protein: MQDQLEFFDIPSPCIGCCEMNAQGYCMGCYRNRQERFNWSTMSALDKRNVLRLCQQRYLRTFKKEGATIGKENGQLNLF, encoded by the coding sequence ATGCAAGATCAATTAGAATTTTTTGATATTCCTAGTCCTTGTATTGGATGTTGTGAAATGAATGCTCAAGGTTATTGCATGGGATGCTATCGTAATCGGCAAGAACGATTTAATTGGTCAACAATGAGCGCATTAGATAAAAGAAATGTATTACGCCTTTGTCAGCAACGTTATTTAAGAACATTTAAAAAAGAAGGGGCGACAATAGGAAAAGAAAATGGACAACTTAATTTATTTTAA
- the slyA gene encoding transcriptional regulator SlyA has product MESTLGADLARLVRLWRALIDHRLKPLKLTQTHWVTLYNISQLPPEQSQIQLAKAIGIEQPSLVRTLDQLEEKKLICRHTCANDRRAKRIKLTNESEPFINEVYAVIEQTRREILGDIRRDEIETLIGIIQKLEKNINRLSS; this is encoded by the coding sequence GTGGAATCAACATTAGGAGCTGATTTGGCGCGTTTAGTTCGATTATGGCGTGCTTTAATTGATCATCGTCTCAAACCATTAAAATTAACTCAAACCCATTGGGTCACTTTGTATAATATTAGCCAATTACCGCCAGAGCAGTCACAAATACAATTGGCTAAAGCTATAGGTATAGAGCAACCTTCTTTAGTAAGAACACTTGATCAACTGGAAGAAAAAAAACTGATATGTAGACATACATGTGCAAATGATCGTAGAGCAAAACGTATAAAATTAACAAACGAATCTGAACCTTTTATTAATGAAGTCTATGCAGTTATAGAGCAAACTAGACGAGAAATATTGGGTGATATTCGACGAGATGAAATTGAAACATTAATTGGTATTATTCAAAAGTTGGAAAAAAACATAAATAGATTAAGCAGCTAA
- a CDS encoding sulfite exporter TauE/SafE family protein, translated as MDMILLFLLVGCITGFFAGLLGIGGGAIIVPVVMYVVSQQAIPLDMVMKIALSTSFSVIIFSTASSAYSHNKHKAILWQQFPLLAIGTIIGMLVGTFLVQKMSNTFLQIVFCIFMIYTIYGLLTKKKETERIENVKDPIVSKPALTSGGSLIGFVSSFIGIAGGTITIPLLSHWGFNTRKCIATSSMLGVIIALIGTTMGIIYGWNQTNINDYYLGFVYLPAFVGISITSVLFAPVGVKVAYRLPISRVRQIFALFLFLVVVKMMYTLIME; from the coding sequence ATGGACATGATTTTACTTTTTCTTTTAGTGGGATGTATCACAGGCTTCTTTGCTGGATTGCTTGGTATTGGAGGAGGAGCAATCATTGTTCCCGTCGTTATGTATGTGGTTAGCCAACAAGCAATACCTCTTGATATGGTAATGAAAATAGCCTTATCCACATCATTTTCTGTCATTATATTTTCTACGGCATCTTCGGCATACTCTCATAATAAACATAAAGCCATTTTATGGCAGCAATTTCCTCTATTAGCCATAGGTACTATTATTGGTATGCTTGTGGGAACATTTCTTGTACAAAAAATGTCGAACACTTTTTTGCAAATCGTGTTTTGTATTTTCATGATCTATACCATTTATGGTTTGTTAACCAAAAAGAAAGAAACAGAACGCATTGAGAATGTTAAAGATCCTATCGTCTCAAAACCTGCATTAACAAGTGGTGGTTCACTTATTGGCTTTGTCTCAAGCTTTATTGGTATTGCTGGTGGCACTATCACCATTCCGCTCTTAAGTCATTGGGGATTTAATACACGCAAATGCATTGCAACTTCATCAATGTTAGGAGTAATTATTGCCCTAATTGGCACAACGATGGGGATTATTTATGGCTGGAACCAAACGAATATTAATGACTATTATTTAGGTTTTGTTTATTTACCTGCATTTGTCGGAATAAGCATTACTAGCGTGCTTTTCGCTCCTGTTGGAGTAAAAGTGGCTTATCGCCTGCCAATATCCAGAGTTCGCCAAATATTTGCATTATTTTTATTCTTAGTCGTTGTTAAAATGATGTATACACTGATTATGGAATAA
- a CDS encoding glycine zipper 2TM domain-containing protein, with the protein MFKHLLIGLFTMTVLTGCVNTSSLSGDTYTASQAKQAQNITYGTIVSVRAVNIQAGSDENILGAVGGAVLGGMLGNTIGGGTGRNLATAAGAIAGGMAGQQAQGALNTTKGVQIEVRLDSGKTVAIVQKADNTVYSQGQRVAVIGNGNNLTVSPR; encoded by the coding sequence ATGTTTAAGCATTTACTTATTGGTCTTTTTACAATGACCGTTCTTACTGGTTGTGTGAACACAAGTTCATTATCGGGCGACACTTACACCGCAAGCCAAGCCAAACAAGCGCAAAATATTACTTATGGTACGATTGTTTCTGTTCGTGCAGTTAATATCCAAGCCGGCAGTGATGAGAACATCTTAGGTGCCGTTGGTGGTGCTGTTCTTGGCGGAATGTTAGGTAACACTATTGGTGGTGGCACAGGTCGCAACCTTGCAACAGCAGCTGGTGCAATCGCAGGTGGTATGGCAGGACAACAAGCACAAGGTGCATTAAATACAACCAAGGGTGTTCAAATTGAAGTTCGTCTAGACAGCGGTAAAACCGTGGCTATCGTTCAAAAAGCAGATAATACTGTTTATAGTCAAGGCCAACGTGTTGCAGTTATTGGTAATGGTAATAATTTAACTGTATCTCCTAGATAG
- a CDS encoding riboflavin synthase subunit alpha, producing the protein MFTGIVQGKGRVIAIEDKGDFRTHIIELPKELVGNLETGASIANNGCCLTVTKIEGTHISFDLVKETLRLTNLGELNVGSEVNIERAAKYGDEIGGHVMSGHIVTTAEVAKIITSENNLQIWFRIFDKSLMKYILHKGFIGIDGISLTIGDVVNNRFCVHLIPETRDRTTLGCKRLGDKVNIELDPQTQAIVDTVERVMAKQQALLAAQQSENEE; encoded by the coding sequence ATGTTTACAGGTATTGTTCAGGGAAAAGGGCGAGTTATTGCTATAGAAGATAAAGGCGATTTTCGTACCCATATCATTGAATTACCGAAAGAGTTAGTCGGTAACTTAGAAACAGGAGCCTCTATTGCGAATAATGGTTGCTGTTTAACGGTTACTAAAATTGAAGGTACGCACATTAGCTTTGATTTAGTGAAAGAGACGTTACGTCTCACTAACCTTGGTGAATTAAATGTGGGCTCTGAAGTTAATATTGAACGCGCAGCTAAATACGGCGATGAAATAGGCGGGCATGTGATGTCTGGTCATATTGTCACAACCGCCGAAGTTGCCAAAATTATTACTTCAGAAAACAATTTACAAATTTGGTTTCGTATCTTCGATAAATCGCTGATGAAATACATTTTGCATAAAGGCTTTATCGGTATTGATGGTATTAGTCTGACTATTGGTGATGTGGTTAATAACCGATTCTGTGTCCATCTTATTCCAGAAACACGAGACAGAACGACACTCGGTTGTAAACGTCTTGGCGATAAAGTGAATATTGAACTTGATCCTCAAACTCAAGCGATTGTGGATACAGTCGAACGTGTTATGGCAAAGCAACAAGCTTTATTAGCAGCACAGCAAAGTGAAAACGAAGAGTAA
- the punR gene encoding DNA-binding transcriptional activator PunR has translation MWSEYSLEVVDAVARTGSFSSAAQELHRVPSAVSYTVRQLEEWLAVPLFERRHRDVELTDAGKIFIKEARSVIKKMNDTRHLCQQVSNGWRGQFSIAVDGIVKPERTQQLILDFYRHFPDIELYVYPEVFNGVWDSLVNGRVDLAIGATRASPIGERYSFRDMGFMPWRCVCHVDHPLAKAEHPLTDDEMRPYPSLCLEDTSRSLPKRDTWALNNQRRMVVPTWDMGLECLLAGLCVGMVPWHRAEPLIAQGKLVTLKLAQPLPDSPCCLTWVDKSESPALTWLLDYLGDSQTLNEEWLR, from the coding sequence ATGTGGTCAGAATACTCTTTAGAAGTTGTTGATGCAGTCGCTAGAACAGGAAGTTTTAGCTCCGCTGCTCAAGAATTGCACAGAGTGCCCTCCGCCGTTAGTTACACTGTTCGGCAATTAGAAGAATGGCTCGCCGTTCCTTTATTTGAGCGCCGTCACCGTGATGTAGAATTAACCGATGCGGGTAAAATTTTCATCAAAGAAGCGCGATCTGTTATCAAAAAAATGAATGACACTCGACACCTATGTCAACAGGTTTCCAATGGGTGGCGTGGTCAATTTAGTATAGCAGTTGATGGCATTGTTAAACCCGAAAGAACACAACAGCTTATTCTCGATTTCTATCGCCATTTTCCTGATATTGAGTTGTATGTCTACCCAGAGGTGTTTAATGGGGTATGGGACTCCTTAGTTAATGGTCGTGTTGATTTAGCAATTGGTGCAACAAGAGCGTCACCGATTGGTGAACGTTATAGTTTCAGGGATATGGGTTTTATGCCTTGGCGCTGTGTTTGCCATGTTGATCACCCATTAGCTAAAGCAGAACACCCATTAACCGATGATGAAATGCGACCTTATCCTAGCTTATGTTTAGAGGATACATCGCGTAGTTTACCAAAGCGTGACACTTGGGCGTTAAATAACCAACGTAGAATGGTTGTACCAACATGGGATATGGGGCTTGAGTGTTTGTTGGCAGGATTATGTGTAGGAATGGTGCCTTGGCATCGTGCTGAGCCATTGATAGCCCAAGGTAAGCTAGTTACTTTAAAACTTGCACAGCCATTGCCAGACAGTCCATGCTGTCTGACGTGGGTTGATAAAAGTGAATCGCCCGCTTTGACGTGGTTGTTAGATTATCTTGGAGATAGCCAAACCTTAAATGAGGAATGGCTTCGCTAG
- a CDS encoding OB-fold protein, producing the protein MKKRVLLLSAIILLSGCKINEAIRSVNSAVNQIVPSMESTVTEASYAGICKDFNDNEIAAQKKWRGKWVILEGRVTNIRSLDEVVRYDLYKPTPPKVVAISFNNKTSASYTLKPSEEENVLKIKKGQTVKIKGEITDITYALGCLILLDNGTIQQ; encoded by the coding sequence ATGAAAAAGAGAGTGTTATTATTATCTGCAATTATATTATTATCGGGATGTAAAATAAACGAAGCTATTCGCTCAGTTAATAGCGCTGTAAACCAAATAGTTCCATCAATGGAATCAACAGTAACAGAAGCTTCTTATGCAGGAATATGTAAGGATTTTAATGATAATGAAATAGCTGCTCAGAAAAAATGGAGAGGTAAGTGGGTCATTTTAGAGGGGCGAGTGACTAATATCAGAAGTTTGGATGAAGTCGTTAGATATGACCTCTATAAACCGACCCCACCTAAAGTCGTTGCTATTTCATTTAATAATAAAACCAGTGCGTCATATACTTTAAAACCAAGCGAAGAAGAAAATGTCCTTAAAATTAAGAAAGGACAAACTGTAAAAATAAAAGGTGAAATAACTGATATTACATATGCACTGGGTTGCTTGATCCTTTTAGACAACGGGACCATACAGCAATAA
- the sodB gene encoding superoxide dismutase [Fe], with protein sequence MSFELPKLPYALDALEPHISKETLEYHYGKHHQTYVTNLNNLVKGTDLESKSLEEIIKSTDGGIFNNAAQVWNHTFYWNCLAPNAGGAPTGKVADAINKAFGSFEEFKKQFNDAAAKNFGSGWTWLVKKADGSVAIVNTSNAATPVSGADKPLLTVDVWEHAYYIDYRNARVKYLEEFWALVNWSFVEANLA encoded by the coding sequence ATGTCTTTCGAATTACCAAAATTACCTTATGCGTTAGATGCTCTTGAGCCACACATCTCTAAAGAAACTCTAGAATATCACTATGGCAAACACCATCAAACCTATGTAACCAACTTAAACAATCTGGTTAAAGGCACTGATCTAGAATCTAAATCTTTAGAAGAAATTATCAAATCAACTGATGGTGGTATCTTCAATAACGCAGCTCAAGTATGGAACCACACTTTCTACTGGAATTGCTTAGCACCAAACGCGGGTGGCGCACCAACAGGTAAAGTTGCTGATGCTATCAACAAAGCATTTGGCTCTTTTGAAGAGTTCAAAAAGCAATTTAATGATGCTGCTGCAAAAAACTTCGGTTCAGGATGGACTTGGTTAGTGAAAAAAGCTGATGGTTCAGTGGCAATTGTTAACACATCTAATGCAGCCACTCCCGTTTCAGGTGCAGACAAACCACTGTTAACTGTAGACGTATGGGAACACGCTTACTATATCGATTACCGTAACGCACGCGTTAAATACTTAGAAGAGTTCTGGGCGCTGGTTAACTGGTCATTTGTTGAAGCAAACCTAGCGTAA
- the purR gene encoding HTH-type transcriptional repressor PurR — MATIKDVAKRAGVSTTTVSHVINKTRFVAENTRAAVWAAIKELNYSPSAVARSLKVNHTKSIGLLATSSEAPYFAEVIEAVENSCYSKGYTLILCNSHNNLDKQKAYLAMLAQKRVDGLLVMCSEYPDHLLTLLEGYRNIPMVVMDWGKARGDFTDTIIDNAFHGGYIAGRYLIERGHRDIGIIPGPLERNTGGGRLQGFLKAMEEAKITVKDEWIVQGDFEPESGYKAMYQMLNQKQRPTAVFCGGDVMAMGAICAADELGLRVPFDISIVGYDNIRNARYFTPALTTVHQPKERLGQMALSMLLDRIVNKREDAQTIEVHPRLVERRSVADGPFIDYRR, encoded by the coding sequence ATGGCAACAATAAAAGACGTGGCAAAACGCGCAGGCGTATCAACCACGACTGTTTCTCATGTGATCAACAAAACGCGTTTTGTTGCAGAGAACACACGGGCAGCAGTTTGGGCCGCTATAAAAGAATTAAATTATTCGCCTAGTGCCGTGGCGCGTAGTTTAAAAGTCAATCATACCAAATCTATTGGCCTGTTAGCCACGTCCAGTGAAGCTCCTTACTTTGCTGAAGTGATTGAAGCAGTTGAAAACAGTTGTTATAGCAAAGGCTATACACTGATTTTATGTAATTCACATAATAATCTTGATAAACAAAAAGCCTATTTAGCAATGCTGGCACAAAAACGCGTTGATGGATTATTAGTCATGTGTTCGGAATATCCCGATCACCTTCTCACTCTTTTGGAAGGCTATCGTAATATTCCCATGGTTGTCATGGATTGGGGTAAGGCCCGTGGCGACTTTACAGATACAATTATCGATAACGCTTTTCATGGTGGCTATATCGCTGGCCGTTATCTTATCGAACGAGGTCATCGTGATATCGGTATTATTCCTGGTCCATTAGAGCGCAACACCGGCGGTGGTCGTCTACAAGGCTTTCTAAAAGCCATGGAAGAAGCCAAAATTACAGTAAAAGATGAGTGGATTGTACAAGGTGACTTTGAACCTGAGTCAGGTTATAAAGCGATGTATCAAATGCTAAATCAAAAACAACGCCCTACTGCAGTTTTTTGTGGCGGTGATGTGATGGCAATGGGAGCAATCTGTGCTGCAGATGAGCTAGGTTTACGTGTTCCTTTTGATATTTCAATTGTGGGTTATGACAATATTCGTAATGCACGTTATTTTACCCCTGCATTAACCACTGTCCACCAGCCTAAAGAACGTTTAGGTCAAATGGCCTTATCTATGTTGCTTGATCGCATCGTTAACAAACGTGAAGATGCCCAAACAATCGAAGTACACCCTCGATTGGTTGAGCGTCGTTCAGTTGCTGATGGTCCTTTTATCGACTATCGTCGCTAA
- a CDS encoding YnhF family membrane protein has product MDTDLKFGLSTAVAALVMIVIFSTLLF; this is encoded by the coding sequence ATGGATACGGATCTGAAATTTGGTTTGAGTACAGCAGTAGCAGCACTTGTTATGATCGTTATATTTTCAACGCTGTTGTTCTAA
- the cfa gene encoding cyclopropane fatty acyl phospholipid synthase, translated as MSTSCVEEGRKTSHDPYKRIAIELLTHADIRVNGSEPYDIQVHNQNFYKRVLQQGSLGLGESYMDGWWDCERLDIFFHKVLRAGLENKLPQNLRDIFKIATARLFNLQTQKRAWMVGKEHYDLGNDLFTSMLDPNMQYSCGYWKNADNLAQAQEHKLDLICRKLDLKPGMTLLDIGCGWGGLAAYAAKHFGVSVTGVTISVEQQKLAQARCQGLDVNIILEDYRDLHEQFDRIVSVGMFEHVGPKNYATYFKVVRRNLKEDGLFLLHTIGSNRDKVNVDSWISKYIFPNGCLPSIQKIAHAMDDKFVMEDWHNFGADYDKTLMAWYQRFLTCWPEIESNYTPRFKRMFSYYLNACAGAFRARDIQLWQIMLSPKGQVGGLQIPR; from the coding sequence ATGAGTACATCTTGTGTAGAAGAAGGCCGAAAGACCTCTCATGATCCTTATAAAAGGATCGCTATAGAACTATTAACTCATGCAGATATTCGAGTAAATGGCTCTGAACCTTATGATATTCAGGTTCACAATCAAAATTTTTATAAAAGAGTATTGCAACAAGGCTCATTAGGTCTCGGTGAAAGCTATATGGACGGTTGGTGGGATTGTGAGCGACTTGATATATTCTTTCATAAGGTATTGCGTGCAGGCCTTGAAAATAAGCTTCCGCAGAATCTACGTGATATTTTCAAAATTGCAACGGCCCGTCTTTTTAATCTACAAACACAAAAACGTGCATGGATGGTTGGTAAAGAGCATTACGATCTTGGTAATGATTTATTTACATCTATGCTTGATCCTAATATGCAATATTCCTGTGGCTATTGGAAAAATGCAGATAACTTAGCACAAGCTCAAGAACACAAATTAGATCTTATTTGCCGGAAGCTCGATTTAAAACCCGGTATGACTTTATTAGATATCGGTTGTGGTTGGGGGGGGCTTGCCGCTTATGCAGCAAAACATTTCGGTGTTTCTGTCACTGGTGTCACCATTTCTGTTGAACAACAAAAATTAGCACAAGCACGATGCCAAGGACTTGATGTTAATATTATTTTAGAAGATTATCGCGATTTACATGAACAATTTGATCGCATCGTTTCTGTCGGTATGTTTGAGCATGTTGGTCCTAAAAATTATGCAACGTACTTTAAAGTAGTTCGTCGTAACTTAAAAGAAGACGGTCTATTTTTATTGCATACCATTGGATCTAATCGCGATAAAGTGAATGTAGATAGTTGGATAAGTAAATATATTTTTCCTAATGGTTGCTTGCCATCGATTCAAAAAATCGCACATGCAATGGACGATAAGTTTGTAATGGAAGATTGGCACAACTTTGGTGCTGATTATGATAAAACTCTAATGGCATGGTATCAGCGCTTTTTAACCTGTTGGCCAGAGATTGAATCAAATTATACACCGCGCTTTAAACGCATGTTTAGCTATTATCTAAATGCCTGTGCTGGTGCATTTAGAGCCAGAGATATTCAATTATGGCAAATCATGTTAAGCCCTAAAGGGCAAGTTGGTGGTTTACAAATTCCACGTTAA
- the gloA gene encoding lactoylglutathione lyase: MRVLHTMIRVGDLQRSIDFYTKVLGMQLLRTSENEEYKYSLAFVGYGDESTGAVIELTYNWGVNSYEMGTAFGHVALGVDDVAATCEAIRQAGGNVTRDAGPVKGGSTIIAFVEDPDGYKIELIENKSASHALGN; encoded by the coding sequence ATGCGAGTACTTCATACCATGATTCGTGTAGGCGATTTACAACGTTCTATCGATTTTTATACCAAAGTATTAGGTATGCAACTTCTACGCACTAGCGAGAATGAGGAATATAAATACTCGTTAGCTTTTGTGGGCTATGGTGATGAGAGCACCGGTGCGGTTATCGAATTAACCTATAACTGGGGCGTAAACAGCTATGAAATGGGTACGGCTTTTGGCCATGTTGCGCTGGGTGTTGATGATGTTGCAGCAACCTGTGAAGCAATTCGTCAAGCTGGCGGTAATGTTACCCGTGACGCAGGCCCAGTTAAAGGTGGTTCAACTATTATTGCTTTTGTTGAAGATCCTGATGGGTATAAAATCGAACTCATCGAAAATAAAAGTGCAAGTCACGCACTAGGTAACTGA
- a CDS encoding Grx4 family monothiol glutaredoxin encodes MTTIEKIERQINENPIILYMKGSPKLPSCGFSAQAVQAISACGERFAYVDILQNPDIRAELPKYAHWPTFPQLWVDGELVGGCDIILEMYQRGELQKLLKETADKYRGEEEA; translated from the coding sequence ATGACGACTATTGAAAAAATTGAACGCCAGATTAATGAAAACCCAATTATTTTATATATGAAAGGTTCACCAAAATTACCAAGTTGCGGTTTTTCTGCTCAGGCAGTTCAAGCTATCTCTGCTTGTGGTGAGCGTTTTGCGTATGTTGATATCCTGCAAAACCCAGATATTCGTGCAGAATTACCAAAATATGCACACTGGCCAACTTTCCCACAATTATGGGTAGATGGTGAATTAGTCGGTGGATGTGACATCATTTTAGAAATGTATCAGCGCGGTGAATTACAGAAGTTACTAAAAGAGACTGCTGATAAGTATCGCGGCGAAGAAGAAGCCTAA
- the punC gene encoding purine nucleoside transporter PunC: MNTKTSTQSKTPMSFMVYLAGLSMLGYLAIDMYLPAFGMMQRELAISEGAISNSLSIFLFGFAVAQLLWGPLSDKVGRKPILLIGLSLFSLGCLGMLWVESATGLLTMRFLQAFGVCSAAVIWQALVIDRFDESRAQHVFALIMPLVALSPALAPLIGASLLNHGGWRMIFMLLMAVTLVLMLPTLMLKNIKQESVSDANQSTASFMTLLKSPLYTGNVLVYASCSAGFFAWLAGSPIILEKMGYSPQDIGLSYIPQTIAFMVGGYGCRILLSKMTGKALLPLLLIGYAVSMTALYLVAKFTEPTLTTILIPFCIMAAMNGASYPIAVSNALSAYPEISGKAAALQNALQLGLCSLASFIVSAFISQQPLINTTAIMALTAIPMAVGYFIQRNKSVSKHTIQTAE; this comes from the coding sequence ATGAATACTAAAACATCCACACAATCAAAAACACCTATGAGCTTCATGGTGTACCTAGCAGGTTTAAGTATGCTGGGTTACTTAGCAATTGATATGTACTTACCTGCATTCGGTATGATGCAGCGTGAACTCGCTATCAGCGAAGGCGCTATCAGTAATAGCTTAAGTATCTTTTTATTTGGTTTTGCTGTTGCTCAGTTACTTTGGGGACCACTTTCTGACAAAGTTGGTCGTAAACCTATTCTTCTTATTGGTTTAAGCCTTTTCTCTTTAGGCTGTCTTGGTATGTTGTGGGTTGAAAGTGCAACAGGCTTACTTACGATGCGCTTCTTACAAGCTTTTGGTGTCTGCTCTGCAGCTGTTATTTGGCAAGCATTAGTTATTGATCGCTTCGATGAGTCTCGCGCACAACACGTTTTTGCTTTAATCATGCCACTGGTTGCATTATCACCCGCACTCGCCCCTTTAATTGGTGCCTCACTATTAAATCACGGTGGCTGGCGTATGATTTTCATGCTACTAATGGCAGTAACACTTGTTTTAATGTTACCAACATTAATGCTGAAAAATATTAAACAAGAATCAGTCTCCGATGCAAACCAATCTACTGCGTCATTTATGACATTACTGAAATCACCTCTATATACAGGTAACGTATTAGTTTATGCTTCTTGTAGTGCAGGTTTCTTTGCTTGGTTAGCCGGTTCACCTATTATTCTTGAGAAAATGGGTTACTCACCACAGGATATCGGTTTAAGCTATATTCCACAAACTATTGCCTTTATGGTTGGTGGTTATGGTTGTCGTATTTTACTGTCAAAAATGACGGGTAAAGCATTATTACCCCTGCTGTTAATTGGTTATGCCGTTAGTATGACTGCATTATACCTTGTTGCTAAATTTACTGAGCCAACATTAACAACGATCTTAATTCCGTTCTGTATTATGGCTGCAATGAATGGTGCATCTTATCCAATCGCTGTATCTAATGCTTTATCAGCTTATCCTGAAATCAGTGGTAAAGCAGCCGCATTACAAAATGCACTACAACTGGGTCTTTGTAGTTTAGCAAGTTTTATCGTGTCTGCGTTTATCAGCCAACAACCGCTTATTAACACCACCGCAATTATGGCGTTAACTGCGATCCCAATGGCAGTTGGTTACTTTATTCAGCGTAATAAATCCGTTAGCAAACACACAATTCAAACAGCAGAATAA